The genomic window AATGACAGATATTTATTTTGAAGATATAGATTTCTCCGAGGTTTCTATAACTGAAGCTAAATTAAAAAGGTTCGAAACAAAAAACTCACACTTTATTAAAAATAACTTTTTTAAAACAATTTTAGCAGATATTGATTTTACCAGAAATGAGTTTGTTGCCCCAACGGTATCCACTCCTCCTATTGAACTTAAGGGAATTAAAATCAATATGCTTCAAGCAGCTGATCTAGTTACTCTTTGGGGAATTATTGTTGAAAAATAATAAGATATGATTTTATATTATACATAACTTTCATAAAATTACAATATAATACTTTATTTTTATAAGTCGCATTTTGGGATTCATTTGATTGATCTTACACTATATAAAAAGAGAAATAATTTAAAATTGTAAACCTATATTTATAAAAAAAATAAAATAACCTAAAAATAATTTAAGGTTATTTTATTTAAAAGCTAATATGAAATTACAGATTATTTAACATCAGATTCTAATGTATTCTCTTGACTCAAACTATCTATTAAACATCTAATAGCCTATAGGAAATATCCAATATTTCCTTTTCATCTAAAGTATTATATATATGTACTTCTCCCTTTTTTTGTTTTAAATTAAGCATTTTATTACGTTCAAGCTGTCTTTTTAATTGAGCAGACGTTCCATCACTTCCATCTATAATAGTAACATCTTTACTTAATACATTAGAAAGCTCATTTTTTATGAAAGGGTAATGAGTACATCCTAAAACTACTGAAGCTATCTTATCTTTATATAAAATTGAAAATCTATCTTTAAGAAATTGGTTTACTTCTATTCCCTGAAGTATTCCTTTTTCTATAAGTTCAACAAGCCCTGGACAAGGTAGCGGTACAATATTAGCCTTCTCCTTATATTTATTCATAAGACGATTGAATTTTTTTTCTGATAAAGTCATAGGTGTTGCCATTATAACTATTTTGCCACTCTTATTTAATTCAACTGCTGGCTTTAAAGCTGGTTCTATTCCTATAATAGGAATTTTTCTATATTCTTTTCTAAGTTGCTCTATAGCTGCACTAGTCGCTGTATTGCATGCAACTACAATAGCTTTAACATTATATTGTAATAAGAATTCTACAGCTTGAAAGCTAAGTTTTCTAACTTCTTCAACACTCTTAACCCCATAAGGAGCATTTTTAGAATCACCTAAATAAATAAAATCTTCATTGGGAAGAAGTTTTATAGATTTTTTTAAAACACTTAATCCTCCAACTCCTGAATCGAAAAAACCTATAGGTTTATTGCTAATGTCCATAATTTCAACTGATCTACAGAAATTTCCTCTGCAAATCAGCTTCACCTCCAATCTTTTCCCGCAATCCATATATTGTATTAAGTCTATGCTTTAAGAATTTGCTTATTTAGCATAACTTATTAAAATAGAACTTATTATTTTATTAAAACACACCAATTTTACTCATAATATAAATTATACTTCACAAATTCTTTTAATACTATATGAATATGCACTCTTTAAACAGAAAACTTAACTTTTTCCATCTAAAATCTTTTTTAAAAAAAACTAATCTCATTGACAATTTAACAATTATATAATAGAATTTTTATATAATTTTTAAAATTAATGGGGTTAAAATAATAAATATAAAAAATTTCACAGTTTTTTTGTGTTTAATTTAAGAGGAGGAATAAAATGTTTAACGATTTAATTTTTTCTATACCAAAATCTGATCATTCTGAAAAATGTATAAGAAAAACCCTTACTGAGCATCCTGAAATTAAATTTGTATCTCTTATAGGTATAGACTTTTCAGGTAATGATACTGATGAAAAAATCCCAATAAGAATTTTTTTAGATGACATAGATGGATTTTTAAAAGGAGCTATTCAAACAGATGGTTCCTCTGTTGTTTTACCTGGTATCGCTACATTAAATAACGCTAAGGTAGATATGATTCCAGATACTGACGTTAACTGGTTTATAGACTATAATTATGAAAATATAGATTCTGAGACTAAAAAACCTATTGGAACTCTTAGAATCCCTTGTTTCTTAATACATGATGGTAATGCAATTGATTCAAGACATATTTTAAAGGCTTCTATAGAACATATTGAAAAAAACCTTATGCAATATTTCAATGATTACCCACATCTTCTTAAGCCTTATGGAATAACTGTAGATGATATAGAAGACGTTTATG from Clostridium sp. MB40-C1 includes these protein-coding regions:
- the murI gene encoding glutamate racemase, yielding MDISNKPIGFFDSGVGGLSVLKKSIKLLPNEDFIYLGDSKNAPYGVKSVEEVRKLSFQAVEFLLQYNVKAIVVACNTATSAAIEQLRKEYRKIPIIGIEPALKPAVELNKSGKIVIMATPMTLSEKKFNRLMNKYKEKANIVPLPCPGLVELIEKGILQGIEVNQFLKDRFSILYKDKIASVVLGCTHYPFIKNELSNVLSKDVTIIDGSDGTSAQLKRQLERNKMLNLKQKKGEVHIYNTLDEKEILDISYRLLDV